From Tripterygium wilfordii isolate XIE 37 chromosome 16, ASM1340144v1, whole genome shotgun sequence, one genomic window encodes:
- the LOC119980312 gene encoding DNA mismatch repair protein MSH4 isoform X3: MEEQGGERSSIVIGLIENRAKEVGMAAFDLRSASVHLSQYIETSSSYQNTKTLLHFYDPMVIIVSPNKLAPDGMVGVSELVDRFYASVKKVVMTRGCFDDTKGAVLIKNLAAKEPSALGLDTYYKQYYLCLAAAAATIKWTEAEKGVIVTNNSLLVTFNGSFDHMNIDATSVQNLEIIEPLHPTLWGTTNKKRSLFHMLKTTKTIGGTRLLRANLLQPLKDIETINTRLDCLVLRKFPKETDRVLCHFCFKPKRVTSEVVGADYARKSQVLISSIILLKTALDALPLLSKVLKDAKCFLLANVYKKVCQNETYASIRKRIGDFIDEDVLHARVPFVARTQQCFALRAGIDGLLDIARRTFCDTSEAIHNLANKYHEEFKLPNLKLPFNNRQGFYFSIPQKDIQGKLPSKFIQVLKHGNNVHCSTLELASLNVRNKSAAAECYVRTEVCLEELLDAIREDVSALTLLAEVLCLLDMIVNSFAHIISTKPVDRYTRPEFTNDGPLAIDAGRHPILESIHNEFVPNNIFLSEASNMLIVMGPNMSGKSTYLQQVCLVVILAQIGSYVPARFSTIRIVDRIFTRMGTVDNLESNSSTFMTEMRETAFVMQNASQRSLIVMDELGRATSSSDGFAISWSCCEYLLSLKAYTIFATHMENLSELATIYPNVKTLHFHVDLHNNRLDFKFQLKDGPRHIPHYGLLLAEVAGLPHSVTEKAKSITARIIEKELKRMEVNCQQYEQIQTVYRVAQQLMCLKYSSQDKGSIREALQNLKESYLNNRL, from the exons GTTGGAATGGCAGCGTTTGACTTGAGGTCGGCTTCAGTGCATCTTTCCCAATACATTGAAACAAGCAGCTCATATCAGAATACAAAAACTTTGCTGCATTTTTATGATCCCATGGTTATCATCGTTTCTCCTAACAAACTGGCACCTGATGGTATGGTTGGTGTTTCTGAGTTGGTGGATAGATTTTATGCTTCTGTCAAGAAG GTTGTTATGACCCGAGGCTGCTTTGATGACACCAAG GGTGCCGTGCTGATTAAAAATCTAGCTGCAAAAGAGCCTTCAGCGCTTGGTTTGGATACTTACTACAAGCAGTATTATCTCTGCTTGGCGGCTGCTGCAGCCACCATTAAGTG GACTGAAGCAGAGAAAGGGGTGATTGTTACGAATAATTCACTGTTG GTTACTTTCAATGGATCATTTGATCACATGAATATTGATGCTACAAG TGTCCAAAACTTGGAAATTATAGAGCCACTACATCCTACCCTGTGGGGTACAACCAACAAGAAAAGAAGTCTGTTCCATATGCTCAAGACAACAAAAACCATTGGAGG GACTAGACTTCTTCGTGCCAATCTGTTGCAGCCTTTAAAAGATATCGAAACTATCAATACTCGTCTCGACTGCCTG GTTCTGCGCAAGTTTCCTAAAGAGACTG ATAGGGTACTTTGTCACTTCTGCTTCAAGCCAAAGAGAGTAACAAGTGAGGTTGTGGGTGCTGATTATGCGAGAAAGAGCCAAGTGTTGATATCAAGCATAATTTTACTGAAAACTGCTTTAGATGCCTTACCTTTGCTTTCAAAG GTGCTCAAGGATGCAAAATGTTTTCTTCTTGCAAATGTTTACAAGAAAGTATGCCAGAATGAAACATATGCTTCTATTAGGAAGAG GATTGGAGATTTCATTGATGAAGATGTGCTTCATGCACGTGTTCCTTTTGTTGCTAGAACACAACAGTGTTTCGCTCTCAGGGCTGGAATTGATGGACTACTTGATATTGCACGGAGAACATTTTGTGATACCAGCGAAG CTATACATAATCTCGCAAACAAGTACCATGAAGAATTTAAGCTGCCAAATCTGAAACTCCCATTTAACAATAGGCAAGGTTTTTATTTTAGCATTCCACAGAAAGACATTCAAGGAAAGCTTCCTAGCAAGTTTATTCAG GTTTTGAAGCATGGGAACAATGTACATTGCTCAACTTTAGAACTTGCTTCC CTGAATGTAAGAAATAAGTCTGCAGCTGCGGAGTGCTATGTAAGGACTGAAGTTTGTCTGGAAG AACTATTAGATGCCATTAGAGAGGATGTTTCTGCACTCACACTTCTTGCAGAGGTTTTATGCCTTTTAGATATGATTGTTAATTCATTTGCTCATATAATTTCGACCAAGCcggtggaccgttatactagaCCAGAGTTTACAA ATGATGGGCCATTGGCAATAGATGCTGGGAGGCACCCGATCCTTGAAAGCATACACAATGAGTTTGTC CCTAACAATATCTTTCTCTCGGAAGCATCAAACATGTTGATTGTCATGGGCCCGAACAT GAGTGGTAAAAGCACTTATCTTCAGCAAGTTTGTCTTGTAGTCATCCTTGCTCAAATTGGATCTTATGTTCCAGCTCGGTTCTCAACAATAAGAATAGTCGATCGCATATTTACAAGGATGGGTACAGTTGATAATCTCGAGTCAAATTCCAGTACG TTTATGACAGAGATGAGAGAGACAGCTTTTGTCATGCAGAATGCCTCCCAAAG GAGTTTGATTGTTATGGATGAACTTGGGAGAGCTACTTCTTCTTCCGATGGATTTGCAATTTCTTGGAGCTGCTGCGAGTATCTGTTATCACTCAAAGC ATATACTATATTTGCCACTCACATGGAGAACCTATCAGAACTAGCAACAATCTACCCCAATGTGAAGACTCTTCATTTTCATGTTGACTTGCATAACAACCGCTTAGATTTCAAG TTTCAACTCAAGGATGGACCGAGACATATACCGCACTACGGTCTTCTGTTAGCAGAAGTGGCAGGATTACCTCACTCTGTGACAGAAAAGGCCAAAAGTATCACAGCAAGGATAATTGAAAAG GAACTGAAAAGAATGGAGGTAAACTGTCAGCAATATGAGCAGATCCAGACGGTGTACCGTGTTGCTCAGCAGCTAATGTGCCTAAAGTATTCCAGCCAAGACAAGGGCTCAATTCGAGAAGCATTGCAGAATCTAAAGGAGAGCTACTTAAATAATAGGCTTTAA
- the LOC119980312 gene encoding DNA mismatch repair protein MSH4 isoform X2 → MEEQGGERSSIVIGLIENRAKEVGMAAFDLRSASVHLSQYIETSSSYQNTKTLLHFYDPMVIIVSPNKLAPDGMVGVSELVDRFYASVKKVVMTRGCFDDTKGAVLIKNLAAKEPSALGLDTYYKQYYLCLAAAAATIKWTEAEKGVIVTNNSLLVTFNGSFDHMNIDATSVQNLEIIEPLHPTLWGTTNKKRSLFHMLKTTKTIGGTRLLRANLLQPLKDIETINTRLDCLDELMSNEQLFFGLSQVLRKFPKETDRVLCHFCFKPKRVTSEVVGADYARKSQVLISSIILLKTALDALPLLSKDAKCFLLANVYKKVCQNETYASIRKRIGDFIDEDVLHARVPFVARTQQCFALRAGIDGLLDIARRTFCDTSEAIHNLANKYHEEFKLPNLKLPFNNRQGFYFSIPQKDIQGKLPSKFIQVLKHGNNVHCSTLELASLNVRNKSAAAECYVRTEVCLEELLDAIREDVSALTLLAEVLCLLDMIVNSFAHIISTKPVDRYTRPEFTNDGPLAIDAGRHPILESIHNEFVPNNIFLSEASNMLIVMGPNMSGKSTYLQQVCLVVILAQIGSYVPARFSTIRIVDRIFTRMGTVDNLESNSSTFMTEMRETAFVMQNASQRSLIVMDELGRATSSSDGFAISWSCCEYLLSLKAYTIFATHMENLSELATIYPNVKTLHFHVDLHNNRLDFKFQLKDGPRHIPHYGLLLAEVAGLPHSVTEKAKSITARIIEKELKRMEVNCQQYEQIQTVYRVAQQLMCLKYSSQDKGSIREALQNLKESYLNNRL, encoded by the exons GTTGGAATGGCAGCGTTTGACTTGAGGTCGGCTTCAGTGCATCTTTCCCAATACATTGAAACAAGCAGCTCATATCAGAATACAAAAACTTTGCTGCATTTTTATGATCCCATGGTTATCATCGTTTCTCCTAACAAACTGGCACCTGATGGTATGGTTGGTGTTTCTGAGTTGGTGGATAGATTTTATGCTTCTGTCAAGAAG GTTGTTATGACCCGAGGCTGCTTTGATGACACCAAG GGTGCCGTGCTGATTAAAAATCTAGCTGCAAAAGAGCCTTCAGCGCTTGGTTTGGATACTTACTACAAGCAGTATTATCTCTGCTTGGCGGCTGCTGCAGCCACCATTAAGTG GACTGAAGCAGAGAAAGGGGTGATTGTTACGAATAATTCACTGTTG GTTACTTTCAATGGATCATTTGATCACATGAATATTGATGCTACAAG TGTCCAAAACTTGGAAATTATAGAGCCACTACATCCTACCCTGTGGGGTACAACCAACAAGAAAAGAAGTCTGTTCCATATGCTCAAGACAACAAAAACCATTGGAGG GACTAGACTTCTTCGTGCCAATCTGTTGCAGCCTTTAAAAGATATCGAAACTATCAATACTCGTCTCGACTGCCTG GATGAATTGATGAGCAATGAACAGTTATTCTTTGGCCTCTCTCAGGTTCTGCGCAAGTTTCCTAAAGAGACTG ATAGGGTACTTTGTCACTTCTGCTTCAAGCCAAAGAGAGTAACAAGTGAGGTTGTGGGTGCTGATTATGCGAGAAAGAGCCAAGTGTTGATATCAAGCATAATTTTACTGAAAACTGCTTTAGATGCCTTACCTTTGCTTTCAAAG GATGCAAAATGTTTTCTTCTTGCAAATGTTTACAAGAAAGTATGCCAGAATGAAACATATGCTTCTATTAGGAAGAG GATTGGAGATTTCATTGATGAAGATGTGCTTCATGCACGTGTTCCTTTTGTTGCTAGAACACAACAGTGTTTCGCTCTCAGGGCTGGAATTGATGGACTACTTGATATTGCACGGAGAACATTTTGTGATACCAGCGAAG CTATACATAATCTCGCAAACAAGTACCATGAAGAATTTAAGCTGCCAAATCTGAAACTCCCATTTAACAATAGGCAAGGTTTTTATTTTAGCATTCCACAGAAAGACATTCAAGGAAAGCTTCCTAGCAAGTTTATTCAG GTTTTGAAGCATGGGAACAATGTACATTGCTCAACTTTAGAACTTGCTTCC CTGAATGTAAGAAATAAGTCTGCAGCTGCGGAGTGCTATGTAAGGACTGAAGTTTGTCTGGAAG AACTATTAGATGCCATTAGAGAGGATGTTTCTGCACTCACACTTCTTGCAGAGGTTTTATGCCTTTTAGATATGATTGTTAATTCATTTGCTCATATAATTTCGACCAAGCcggtggaccgttatactagaCCAGAGTTTACAA ATGATGGGCCATTGGCAATAGATGCTGGGAGGCACCCGATCCTTGAAAGCATACACAATGAGTTTGTC CCTAACAATATCTTTCTCTCGGAAGCATCAAACATGTTGATTGTCATGGGCCCGAACAT GAGTGGTAAAAGCACTTATCTTCAGCAAGTTTGTCTTGTAGTCATCCTTGCTCAAATTGGATCTTATGTTCCAGCTCGGTTCTCAACAATAAGAATAGTCGATCGCATATTTACAAGGATGGGTACAGTTGATAATCTCGAGTCAAATTCCAGTACG TTTATGACAGAGATGAGAGAGACAGCTTTTGTCATGCAGAATGCCTCCCAAAG GAGTTTGATTGTTATGGATGAACTTGGGAGAGCTACTTCTTCTTCCGATGGATTTGCAATTTCTTGGAGCTGCTGCGAGTATCTGTTATCACTCAAAGC ATATACTATATTTGCCACTCACATGGAGAACCTATCAGAACTAGCAACAATCTACCCCAATGTGAAGACTCTTCATTTTCATGTTGACTTGCATAACAACCGCTTAGATTTCAAG TTTCAACTCAAGGATGGACCGAGACATATACCGCACTACGGTCTTCTGTTAGCAGAAGTGGCAGGATTACCTCACTCTGTGACAGAAAAGGCCAAAAGTATCACAGCAAGGATAATTGAAAAG GAACTGAAAAGAATGGAGGTAAACTGTCAGCAATATGAGCAGATCCAGACGGTGTACCGTGTTGCTCAGCAGCTAATGTGCCTAAAGTATTCCAGCCAAGACAAGGGCTCAATTCGAGAAGCATTGCAGAATCTAAAGGAGAGCTACTTAAATAATAGGCTTTAA
- the LOC119980312 gene encoding DNA mismatch repair protein MSH4 isoform X4, which translates to MEEQGGERSSIVIGLIENRAKEVGMAAFDLRSASVHLSQYIETSSSYQNTKTLLHFYDPMVIIVSPNKLAPDGMVGVSELVDRFYASVKKVVMTRGCFDDTKGAVLIKNLAAKEPSALGLDTYYKQYYLCLAAAAATIKWTEAEKGVIVTNNSLLVTFNGSFDHMNIDATSVQNLEIIEPLHPTLWGTTNKKRSLFHMLKTTKTIGGTRLLRANLLQPLKDIETINTRLDCLDELMSNEQLFFGLSQVLRKFPKETDRVLCHFCFKPKRVTSEVVGADYARKSQVLISSIILLKTALDALPLLSKVLKDAKCFLLANVYKKVCQNETYASIRKRIGDFIDEDVLHARVPFVARTQQCFALRAGIDGLLDIARRTFCDTSEAIHNLANKYHEEFKLPNLKLPFNNRQGFYFSIPQKDIQGKLPSKFIQVLKHGNNVHCSTLELASLNVRNKSAAAECYVRTEVCLEELLDAIREDVSALTLLAEVLCLLDMIVNSFAHIISTKPVDRYTRPEFTNDGPLAIDAGRHPILESIHNEFVPNNIFLSEASNMLIVMGPNMSARFSTIRIVDRIFTRMGTVDNLESNSSTFMTEMRETAFVMQNASQRSLIVMDELGRATSSSDGFAISWSCCEYLLSLKAYTIFATHMENLSELATIYPNVKTLHFHVDLHNNRLDFKFQLKDGPRHIPHYGLLLAEVAGLPHSVTEKAKSITARIIEKELKRMEVNCQQYEQIQTVYRVAQQLMCLKYSSQDKGSIREALQNLKESYLNNRL; encoded by the exons GTTGGAATGGCAGCGTTTGACTTGAGGTCGGCTTCAGTGCATCTTTCCCAATACATTGAAACAAGCAGCTCATATCAGAATACAAAAACTTTGCTGCATTTTTATGATCCCATGGTTATCATCGTTTCTCCTAACAAACTGGCACCTGATGGTATGGTTGGTGTTTCTGAGTTGGTGGATAGATTTTATGCTTCTGTCAAGAAG GTTGTTATGACCCGAGGCTGCTTTGATGACACCAAG GGTGCCGTGCTGATTAAAAATCTAGCTGCAAAAGAGCCTTCAGCGCTTGGTTTGGATACTTACTACAAGCAGTATTATCTCTGCTTGGCGGCTGCTGCAGCCACCATTAAGTG GACTGAAGCAGAGAAAGGGGTGATTGTTACGAATAATTCACTGTTG GTTACTTTCAATGGATCATTTGATCACATGAATATTGATGCTACAAG TGTCCAAAACTTGGAAATTATAGAGCCACTACATCCTACCCTGTGGGGTACAACCAACAAGAAAAGAAGTCTGTTCCATATGCTCAAGACAACAAAAACCATTGGAGG GACTAGACTTCTTCGTGCCAATCTGTTGCAGCCTTTAAAAGATATCGAAACTATCAATACTCGTCTCGACTGCCTG GATGAATTGATGAGCAATGAACAGTTATTCTTTGGCCTCTCTCAGGTTCTGCGCAAGTTTCCTAAAGAGACTG ATAGGGTACTTTGTCACTTCTGCTTCAAGCCAAAGAGAGTAACAAGTGAGGTTGTGGGTGCTGATTATGCGAGAAAGAGCCAAGTGTTGATATCAAGCATAATTTTACTGAAAACTGCTTTAGATGCCTTACCTTTGCTTTCAAAG GTGCTCAAGGATGCAAAATGTTTTCTTCTTGCAAATGTTTACAAGAAAGTATGCCAGAATGAAACATATGCTTCTATTAGGAAGAG GATTGGAGATTTCATTGATGAAGATGTGCTTCATGCACGTGTTCCTTTTGTTGCTAGAACACAACAGTGTTTCGCTCTCAGGGCTGGAATTGATGGACTACTTGATATTGCACGGAGAACATTTTGTGATACCAGCGAAG CTATACATAATCTCGCAAACAAGTACCATGAAGAATTTAAGCTGCCAAATCTGAAACTCCCATTTAACAATAGGCAAGGTTTTTATTTTAGCATTCCACAGAAAGACATTCAAGGAAAGCTTCCTAGCAAGTTTATTCAG GTTTTGAAGCATGGGAACAATGTACATTGCTCAACTTTAGAACTTGCTTCC CTGAATGTAAGAAATAAGTCTGCAGCTGCGGAGTGCTATGTAAGGACTGAAGTTTGTCTGGAAG AACTATTAGATGCCATTAGAGAGGATGTTTCTGCACTCACACTTCTTGCAGAGGTTTTATGCCTTTTAGATATGATTGTTAATTCATTTGCTCATATAATTTCGACCAAGCcggtggaccgttatactagaCCAGAGTTTACAA ATGATGGGCCATTGGCAATAGATGCTGGGAGGCACCCGATCCTTGAAAGCATACACAATGAGTTTGTC CCTAACAATATCTTTCTCTCGGAAGCATCAAACATGTTGATTGTCATGGGCCCGAACAT GAGTG CTCGGTTCTCAACAATAAGAATAGTCGATCGCATATTTACAAGGATGGGTACAGTTGATAATCTCGAGTCAAATTCCAGTACG TTTATGACAGAGATGAGAGAGACAGCTTTTGTCATGCAGAATGCCTCCCAAAG GAGTTTGATTGTTATGGATGAACTTGGGAGAGCTACTTCTTCTTCCGATGGATTTGCAATTTCTTGGAGCTGCTGCGAGTATCTGTTATCACTCAAAGC ATATACTATATTTGCCACTCACATGGAGAACCTATCAGAACTAGCAACAATCTACCCCAATGTGAAGACTCTTCATTTTCATGTTGACTTGCATAACAACCGCTTAGATTTCAAG TTTCAACTCAAGGATGGACCGAGACATATACCGCACTACGGTCTTCTGTTAGCAGAAGTGGCAGGATTACCTCACTCTGTGACAGAAAAGGCCAAAAGTATCACAGCAAGGATAATTGAAAAG GAACTGAAAAGAATGGAGGTAAACTGTCAGCAATATGAGCAGATCCAGACGGTGTACCGTGTTGCTCAGCAGCTAATGTGCCTAAAGTATTCCAGCCAAGACAAGGGCTCAATTCGAGAAGCATTGCAGAATCTAAAGGAGAGCTACTTAAATAATAGGCTTTAA
- the LOC119980312 gene encoding DNA mismatch repair protein MSH4 isoform X1 codes for MEEQGGERSSIVIGLIENRAKEVGMAAFDLRSASVHLSQYIETSSSYQNTKTLLHFYDPMVIIVSPNKLAPDGMVGVSELVDRFYASVKKVVMTRGCFDDTKGAVLIKNLAAKEPSALGLDTYYKQYYLCLAAAAATIKWTEAEKGVIVTNNSLLVTFNGSFDHMNIDATSVQNLEIIEPLHPTLWGTTNKKRSLFHMLKTTKTIGGTRLLRANLLQPLKDIETINTRLDCLDELMSNEQLFFGLSQVLRKFPKETDRVLCHFCFKPKRVTSEVVGADYARKSQVLISSIILLKTALDALPLLSKVLKDAKCFLLANVYKKVCQNETYASIRKRIGDFIDEDVLHARVPFVARTQQCFALRAGIDGLLDIARRTFCDTSEAIHNLANKYHEEFKLPNLKLPFNNRQGFYFSIPQKDIQGKLPSKFIQVLKHGNNVHCSTLELASLNVRNKSAAAECYVRTEVCLEELLDAIREDVSALTLLAEVLCLLDMIVNSFAHIISTKPVDRYTRPEFTNDGPLAIDAGRHPILESIHNEFVPNNIFLSEASNMLIVMGPNMSGKSTYLQQVCLVVILAQIGSYVPARFSTIRIVDRIFTRMGTVDNLESNSSTFMTEMRETAFVMQNASQRSLIVMDELGRATSSSDGFAISWSCCEYLLSLKAYTIFATHMENLSELATIYPNVKTLHFHVDLHNNRLDFKFQLKDGPRHIPHYGLLLAEVAGLPHSVTEKAKSITARIIEKELKRMEVNCQQYEQIQTVYRVAQQLMCLKYSSQDKGSIREALQNLKESYLNNRL; via the exons GTTGGAATGGCAGCGTTTGACTTGAGGTCGGCTTCAGTGCATCTTTCCCAATACATTGAAACAAGCAGCTCATATCAGAATACAAAAACTTTGCTGCATTTTTATGATCCCATGGTTATCATCGTTTCTCCTAACAAACTGGCACCTGATGGTATGGTTGGTGTTTCTGAGTTGGTGGATAGATTTTATGCTTCTGTCAAGAAG GTTGTTATGACCCGAGGCTGCTTTGATGACACCAAG GGTGCCGTGCTGATTAAAAATCTAGCTGCAAAAGAGCCTTCAGCGCTTGGTTTGGATACTTACTACAAGCAGTATTATCTCTGCTTGGCGGCTGCTGCAGCCACCATTAAGTG GACTGAAGCAGAGAAAGGGGTGATTGTTACGAATAATTCACTGTTG GTTACTTTCAATGGATCATTTGATCACATGAATATTGATGCTACAAG TGTCCAAAACTTGGAAATTATAGAGCCACTACATCCTACCCTGTGGGGTACAACCAACAAGAAAAGAAGTCTGTTCCATATGCTCAAGACAACAAAAACCATTGGAGG GACTAGACTTCTTCGTGCCAATCTGTTGCAGCCTTTAAAAGATATCGAAACTATCAATACTCGTCTCGACTGCCTG GATGAATTGATGAGCAATGAACAGTTATTCTTTGGCCTCTCTCAGGTTCTGCGCAAGTTTCCTAAAGAGACTG ATAGGGTACTTTGTCACTTCTGCTTCAAGCCAAAGAGAGTAACAAGTGAGGTTGTGGGTGCTGATTATGCGAGAAAGAGCCAAGTGTTGATATCAAGCATAATTTTACTGAAAACTGCTTTAGATGCCTTACCTTTGCTTTCAAAG GTGCTCAAGGATGCAAAATGTTTTCTTCTTGCAAATGTTTACAAGAAAGTATGCCAGAATGAAACATATGCTTCTATTAGGAAGAG GATTGGAGATTTCATTGATGAAGATGTGCTTCATGCACGTGTTCCTTTTGTTGCTAGAACACAACAGTGTTTCGCTCTCAGGGCTGGAATTGATGGACTACTTGATATTGCACGGAGAACATTTTGTGATACCAGCGAAG CTATACATAATCTCGCAAACAAGTACCATGAAGAATTTAAGCTGCCAAATCTGAAACTCCCATTTAACAATAGGCAAGGTTTTTATTTTAGCATTCCACAGAAAGACATTCAAGGAAAGCTTCCTAGCAAGTTTATTCAG GTTTTGAAGCATGGGAACAATGTACATTGCTCAACTTTAGAACTTGCTTCC CTGAATGTAAGAAATAAGTCTGCAGCTGCGGAGTGCTATGTAAGGACTGAAGTTTGTCTGGAAG AACTATTAGATGCCATTAGAGAGGATGTTTCTGCACTCACACTTCTTGCAGAGGTTTTATGCCTTTTAGATATGATTGTTAATTCATTTGCTCATATAATTTCGACCAAGCcggtggaccgttatactagaCCAGAGTTTACAA ATGATGGGCCATTGGCAATAGATGCTGGGAGGCACCCGATCCTTGAAAGCATACACAATGAGTTTGTC CCTAACAATATCTTTCTCTCGGAAGCATCAAACATGTTGATTGTCATGGGCCCGAACAT GAGTGGTAAAAGCACTTATCTTCAGCAAGTTTGTCTTGTAGTCATCCTTGCTCAAATTGGATCTTATGTTCCAGCTCGGTTCTCAACAATAAGAATAGTCGATCGCATATTTACAAGGATGGGTACAGTTGATAATCTCGAGTCAAATTCCAGTACG TTTATGACAGAGATGAGAGAGACAGCTTTTGTCATGCAGAATGCCTCCCAAAG GAGTTTGATTGTTATGGATGAACTTGGGAGAGCTACTTCTTCTTCCGATGGATTTGCAATTTCTTGGAGCTGCTGCGAGTATCTGTTATCACTCAAAGC ATATACTATATTTGCCACTCACATGGAGAACCTATCAGAACTAGCAACAATCTACCCCAATGTGAAGACTCTTCATTTTCATGTTGACTTGCATAACAACCGCTTAGATTTCAAG TTTCAACTCAAGGATGGACCGAGACATATACCGCACTACGGTCTTCTGTTAGCAGAAGTGGCAGGATTACCTCACTCTGTGACAGAAAAGGCCAAAAGTATCACAGCAAGGATAATTGAAAAG GAACTGAAAAGAATGGAGGTAAACTGTCAGCAATATGAGCAGATCCAGACGGTGTACCGTGTTGCTCAGCAGCTAATGTGCCTAAAGTATTCCAGCCAAGACAAGGGCTCAATTCGAGAAGCATTGCAGAATCTAAAGGAGAGCTACTTAAATAATAGGCTTTAA